ACCATCCTTCGACCAACTCGCTGACTTCAGTGTCCCCTCTATACTGCGTTGTTCAACCAAATTTAGAACATCCGGTTCGCTCACAGGTTTGGAGTATATGCTGATTTGATCACCAATAAGCATAACTACATAAGAGCCGTCAGGTGACTTCCATTCTTTTGGTGCTGCTGTTGTAGTCATTCCCTGATCCGGTCCTGCTGCGAATCCTTTGTTCCCTCCAGAAGCGTCTGCACCTGCACTGGAATCAGGAGCAGAACTGCCTTCCACCGGAGCATCTTCATTTACATTCGGTACGATTGTCTGAGAAGTGAAGGAATCTCCATTTTCTGTTTCTGTTACTCCATTCTCTTCCCCATCTGCAGAAGATTTAGGAGAATCTCCTGATCCTTGATTTCTCTGCTCAGAATCTTGGTTCTGAACCTGACTCTGCTGATTATCGGTCGAAGAAGTTTTAGACGAATTATCCTGAGCTCCTTTATTCCGTGCAGGGGTTGATTCGGTAGCCGGTTGTTGAGGAGTCGGATCTGACTTAACCTCAGGCTCCTGTACCTCATCTCCACCGTTCTCTTCAGGAATTGTTTCTGATCCCAAGTTATCCCCTTCCGTTGAGGAAGCATTCGATTCACCCACAAATACATCGTTGCTGCTTGGTTGGGATGAAGTTGCCGGATCAGAATTTTCAATACTCTTGCTTAATGGATTCTCATCCACATTGCCACTCTCTTGAGAAGCCCCAGAGCTCATCAGCATGGAATCGGCATTCTCGATCTGTTCAGGCTGATATCCCCAG
This Paenibacillus xylanexedens DNA region includes the following protein-coding sequences:
- a CDS encoding anti-sigma factor family protein, which gives rise to MKCEEVVEWMHRYLDHDLGEAETAQMLQHVAKCPECAENFSLLRALSRELEELPQVSPKFSLVDAIMPQLDAIDEARKEQSSTIQEMNPVPAAFENLQRSSERKTKQKWLNSMAGRMSMGAAAAAVVLGFAIWGYQPEQIENADSMLMSSGASQESGNVDENPLSKSIENSDPATSSQPSSNDVFVGESNASSTEGDNLGSETIPEENGGDEVQEPEVKSDPTPQQPATESTPARNKGAQDNSSKTSSTDNQQSQVQNQDSEQRNQGSGDSPKSSADGEENGVTETENGDSFTSQTIVPNVNEDAPVEGSSAPDSSAGADASGGNKGFAAGPDQGMTTTAAPKEWKSPDGSYVVMLIGDQISIYSKPVSEPDVLNLVEQRSIEGTLKSASWSKDGTLFNYETDKDGTTAKNSFNVPAVSGGASAK